In the genome of Carnobacterium pleistocenium FTR1, one region contains:
- the obgE gene encoding GTPase ObgE: protein MFLDQVTINVKAGDGGNGMVAFRREKFVPDGGPAGGDGGRGGNVVFIVDEGLRTLMDFRFNRHFKAEHGENGMSKNMHGRGAGDNIIKVPPGTTIKEAETGKLLGDLIHHGHSLVVAKGGRGGRGNSRFATPRNPAPEIAENGEPGEEYKIDMELKVLADVGLVGFPSVGKSTLLSVVSAARPKIGAYHFTTLVPNLGMVQSPDGRSFVMADLPGLIEGASQGIGLGTQFLRHIERTRVILHVIDMSGSEGRDPFDDYVAINKELETHNLRLMERPQIIVANKMDMPEAEENLISFKQKLQALKKDEYEEDLQIFAISAVTHQGTKNLLNATADVLDVTSEFPLYELDQEEETVLYKHTAEEIGYEITRDSDATWILSGEKLEKLFKMTNFDHDASVLRFARQLRTMGVDEEMRERGAKDGDLVRIMKYEFEFVE from the coding sequence ATGTTTTTAGATCAAGTAACAATTAATGTAAAGGCCGGAGATGGTGGTAACGGAATGGTAGCTTTCCGTCGTGAAAAATTCGTGCCGGATGGTGGCCCTGCTGGTGGAGATGGTGGCAGAGGTGGAAATGTCGTTTTTATCGTAGACGAAGGTTTACGTACTTTAATGGATTTCCGGTTCAATCGTCATTTTAAAGCTGAACACGGTGAAAATGGTATGAGTAAAAACATGCATGGACGAGGAGCAGGGGACAATATTATTAAAGTCCCTCCTGGTACAACGATCAAAGAAGCAGAAACAGGAAAGCTCTTAGGTGATTTAATTCATCATGGACACAGTCTTGTTGTTGCTAAAGGTGGGCGTGGCGGACGTGGCAATAGCCGTTTTGCTACACCTAGAAATCCAGCTCCGGAAATTGCTGAAAATGGTGAACCCGGAGAAGAATACAAAATCGATATGGAATTAAAAGTTTTAGCTGATGTAGGATTAGTTGGTTTTCCTTCTGTTGGAAAATCTACTTTGCTTTCAGTTGTTTCCGCAGCTCGTCCTAAAATCGGAGCCTACCATTTTACAACGTTGGTACCGAATTTAGGGATGGTTCAATCACCCGATGGACGCAGTTTTGTTATGGCTGATTTACCTGGATTGATCGAAGGAGCTTCTCAAGGAATTGGATTAGGAACGCAATTTTTACGTCATATTGAACGTACTCGTGTTATTTTACATGTAATTGACATGAGCGGAAGTGAAGGCCGTGATCCGTTTGACGATTATGTAGCTATTAACAAAGAACTGGAAACACACAACTTGCGTTTGATGGAACGTCCACAAATTATTGTTGCAAATAAAATGGATATGCCTGAAGCGGAAGAAAACTTAATTTCTTTCAAACAGAAACTCCAAGCTCTTAAAAAAGATGAATACGAAGAAGATCTTCAAATCTTTGCTATTTCAGCCGTGACTCACCAAGGGACTAAAAACCTATTGAATGCTACAGCGGATGTCTTAGATGTAACTTCAGAATTTCCTTTATACGAACTGGATCAAGAAGAAGAAACAGTTCTGTACAAACATACTGCTGAAGAAATTGGGTATGAAATTACGAGAGATTCTGATGCTACATGGATATTGAGTGGAGAAAAACTAGAAAAATTATTTAAGATGACCAATTTTGATCATGATGCTTCTGTATTAAGATTTGCTCGCCAATTAAGAACAATGGGAGTAGACGAGGAAATGCGTGAGCGTGGAGCTAAAGATGGAGATTTAGTGCGTATCATGAAATACGAATTTGAATTTGTTGAATAG
- the rnz gene encoding ribonuclease Z, translating to MELLFLGTGSGVPAKHRNVTSIALKLLEERNTIWLFDCGEATQQQILHTTLKPRKVDKIFITHLHGDHIFGLPGFLSSRSFQGGEGALTIYGPVGIKNYVMTCLKTSGTVLKYTLKFYEILEEGVLFEDEKFKVICRKLQHGIQSFGYRIEEADHQGTLQADKLKEAGIPFGPLFGKLKQGKTITLEDGRTFNGKDFIGETQKGRIVTILGDTKKTKNNVLLAENASVLVHESTFDGSNRKMARDYNHSTNIDAAEVALEANVGKLLLTHISARYLGRDIYLLEKEAKTIFPNTRVVSDFNEITIPLIRTDK from the coding sequence ATGGAATTATTATTTTTAGGAACAGGTTCAGGGGTACCCGCTAAACACCGGAATGTAACGAGTATTGCTTTAAAATTATTAGAAGAACGAAATACAATTTGGCTTTTTGATTGCGGAGAAGCGACGCAGCAACAAATACTGCATACAACTTTGAAGCCTCGTAAAGTAGATAAAATTTTCATCACTCATTTACATGGGGACCACATTTTTGGATTACCAGGTTTTTTAAGCAGTCGATCTTTTCAAGGAGGCGAGGGAGCTTTAACCATTTACGGTCCTGTTGGGATAAAAAACTACGTCATGACTTGTTTGAAAACATCTGGAACCGTTTTGAAATACACTTTAAAATTCTACGAAATATTAGAAGAAGGTGTTTTATTTGAAGATGAGAAGTTCAAAGTAATTTGTCGTAAATTACAACACGGTATCCAGTCTTTTGGTTACCGCATTGAAGAGGCTGATCATCAGGGAACGTTGCAAGCAGATAAGTTAAAAGAAGCGGGGATCCCGTTTGGTCCATTATTTGGAAAATTGAAACAAGGCAAAACGATTACTTTAGAAGATGGCCGCACATTCAATGGGAAAGATTTTATTGGTGAAACTCAAAAAGGACGAATCGTAACGATTTTGGGCGACACAAAGAAAACAAAAAACAATGTACTGCTTGCTGAGAATGCTTCTGTGTTAGTCCATGAAAGTACATTCGATGGATCAAATCGTAAGATGGCAAGAGACTATAACCATTCTACAAATATTGATGCGGCAGAAGTAGCATTAGAAGCCAATGTTGGCAAATTATTGTTGACTCATATCAGTGCTCGTTATTTAGGCAGAGATATTTATTTATTAGAAAAAGAAGCTAAAACTATTTTTCCTAACACTCGTGTTGTAAGTGATTTTAATGAAATCACTATCCCACTTATCCGAACAGATAAATAA
- a CDS encoding SDR family NAD(P)-dependent oxidoreductase, whose amino-acid sequence MKKNLTTLNNKVVFITGASTGLGEKIAYEAAKKGAIVVVSARRKELLLQVQATCEKYSGKKAYAFPMDVSDPEQVKQVITEIYQTVGVVDVLVNNAGFGHFEEAISFDMDIAERMFRVNVLGLMYVTQLVAIEMAERQHGHIINIASQAGKMATPKSAVYSASKFAVLGYSNALRLELKPLNIFVTTVNPGPIETNFFSIADEGGTYLEKVGQYVLDAEIVASRIVALMGTARRELNMPALLEVAGKFYTLFPRIGDYLAGTIFNSK is encoded by the coding sequence ATGAAAAAAAATCTAACTACACTTAACAATAAAGTTGTTTTTATTACCGGTGCTTCAACCGGGCTAGGAGAAAAAATAGCTTATGAAGCTGCAAAAAAAGGTGCCATTGTGGTCGTAAGTGCTAGAAGAAAAGAGCTACTTTTGCAAGTCCAAGCAACATGCGAAAAATATTCTGGTAAAAAAGCTTATGCTTTTCCAATGGATGTTTCAGATCCTGAACAAGTTAAACAAGTGATCACAGAAATTTACCAAACCGTTGGTGTAGTAGATGTTCTTGTCAATAATGCCGGTTTTGGCCATTTTGAAGAAGCCATATCCTTTGACATGGATATAGCAGAAAGAATGTTCCGTGTGAATGTTTTAGGCTTAATGTATGTGACTCAATTGGTAGCTATTGAAATGGCTGAGCGACAACACGGCCACATCATTAACATTGCTTCTCAAGCTGGAAAAATGGCTACACCTAAATCAGCTGTTTATTCTGCAAGTAAATTTGCAGTGCTTGGTTACTCAAATGCTTTGCGTTTAGAATTAAAACCGTTGAATATTTTTGTAACAACTGTAAATCCAGGCCCAATTGAAACAAACTTTTTTAGTATCGCTGACGAAGGCGGAACCTATTTAGAAAAAGTGGGTCAATATGTATTAGATGCTGAAATTGTAGCTAGTCGTATCGTTGCGTTAATGGGGACAGCTAGAAGAGAATTGAACATGCCAGCACTGCTAGAAGTTGCTGGGAAATTTTATACACTCTTTCCTCGGATCGGAGATTATTTAGCCGGAACTATCTTTAACAGTAAATGA
- a CDS encoding LapA family protein, whose amino-acid sequence MSKQWGTIVAIILIGIVAFFAIINVESVPVNFGFGVVAWPLIMIILGSLLIGALATVLISMGTTFKNKKELKNAKKELDNAENDKEEAIARVRTEQNEILAQKDLIISEKTDKINSLERELVNRMTQSTANAAKQSDSSLN is encoded by the coding sequence ATGAGTAAACAATGGGGGACAATCGTAGCAATTATTCTTATTGGGATCGTAGCTTTCTTTGCGATTATCAATGTCGAATCAGTTCCAGTTAATTTTGGTTTCGGGGTTGTAGCTTGGCCTTTAATCATGATCATTTTAGGTTCTCTATTAATTGGAGCTCTAGCAACTGTTTTAATTTCTATGGGAACGACTTTTAAAAATAAAAAAGAACTAAAGAATGCAAAAAAAGAATTAGACAATGCTGAAAATGATAAAGAAGAAGCCATAGCAAGAGTTAGAACAGAACAAAATGAAATACTAGCTCAAAAAGATCTTATTATTAGTGAAAAAACTGACAAAATCAACAGTTTAGAGAGAGAACTAGTGAATCGTATGACACAATCAACTGCTAATGCTGCTAAGCAGTCCGACTCTTCTTTGAACTAA
- a CDS encoding DUF1836 domain-containing protein produces MHKIEEDLLNWSNEISEYTFPRWEELPDFDLYMDQVLNLIERYLAIFKVSDQKQIITSSMINNYVKLGLIPPPVKKRYTKKHLAYLIAISILKQVVTISEVKEGILYQASISGIREAYDLFCTEQEYALRAIASHVKQEDKKPLLPDSTNNTTFIVRTATIAVATKIVTEKVLFLAQGKQEEIEKEDKKNKTKKLEE; encoded by the coding sequence ATGCATAAAATTGAGGAAGATTTATTAAACTGGTCAAATGAAATAAGTGAGTATACCTTTCCTAGATGGGAGGAATTACCTGACTTTGATCTTTATATGGATCAGGTTTTGAATTTAATCGAACGCTATTTGGCTATTTTCAAGGTGAGTGATCAAAAACAAATCATTACTTCTTCTATGATCAATAATTATGTTAAATTAGGATTGATTCCTCCACCCGTCAAGAAAAGGTACACTAAAAAACATTTAGCGTATTTAATTGCGATTTCTATTTTAAAACAAGTTGTGACGATTTCTGAGGTGAAAGAAGGCATTCTGTATCAAGCTTCAATAAGTGGCATTAGAGAGGCATATGATCTGTTTTGTACAGAGCAAGAGTATGCATTAAGAGCAATTGCTTCTCATGTGAAACAGGAAGATAAAAAACCTTTATTGCCGGATAGTACGAACAACACAACCTTTATCGTTCGAACGGCTACAATTGCTGTAGCTACAAAAATCGTTACTGAAAAAGTTCTCTTTTTAGCTCAGGGGAAACAAGAAGAAATAGAAAAAGAAGACAAAAAAAACAAAACCAAAAAGTTGGAGGAATAA
- a CDS encoding DegV family protein, giving the protein MNKQKIGFLVDSGSDVPLEYIEKANMKVIPLKIIYKDKEYTDKVDIHAQDVYDRLDQEIPKTSLPSGETISKMLQEFKNEGYEKVIAVTISSGLSGTNNMVRLMAENVEELDVFTLDTKNIGIGSGLLAVKAADYVESEMEWEVIKEKLQDDVKKSKIFFHVPTLEYLQKGGRIGLVSSILGNVLNLKPVISCNDNGIYHTVAKVRGNKKSIQKAIDLAAEFAGTAKKYNLAIAFGGKTAEVQVNDIRAELKNKLPNFVRFFEDQVSPALGVHTGPGLIGIGIQIIEE; this is encoded by the coding sequence ATGAACAAGCAAAAAATAGGCTTTTTAGTTGATTCTGGATCAGATGTTCCCTTAGAGTATATTGAAAAAGCAAATATGAAAGTGATTCCTTTAAAAATCATCTACAAAGATAAAGAATATACCGATAAAGTAGATATCCATGCTCAAGATGTTTATGACCGTTTAGATCAAGAAATTCCTAAAACATCTTTGCCTAGTGGCGAAACCATTAGTAAAATGTTACAAGAATTTAAAAATGAAGGTTATGAAAAAGTAATTGCGGTTACTATTTCAAGCGGCCTAAGCGGTACAAATAATATGGTACGTTTAATGGCTGAAAATGTTGAAGAACTAGATGTCTTTACTTTAGATACAAAAAATATTGGGATCGGTAGCGGTCTTTTAGCTGTGAAAGCTGCTGATTACGTTGAAAGCGAAATGGAATGGGAAGTTATCAAAGAAAAATTACAAGATGATGTAAAAAAATCTAAAATCTTTTTCCATGTTCCGACATTAGAATATTTACAAAAAGGCGGCCGTATAGGTTTAGTATCTTCTATCTTAGGAAATGTCTTGAATTTAAAACCCGTCATTTCTTGTAACGACAATGGTATTTATCATACCGTAGCAAAAGTACGTGGCAATAAAAAAAGTATTCAAAAAGCAATCGACTTAGCAGCTGAATTTGCTGGGACTGCAAAAAAATACAATTTAGCGATTGCTTTTGGTGGTAAAACAGCTGAAGTACAAGTGAATGATATTCGAGCAGAACTTAAAAATAAATTGCCAAATTTTGTTCGATTTTTTGAAGATCAAGTCAGCCCAGCTTTAGGGGTTCATACAGGTCCAGGATTAATTGGAATCGGTATTCAAATTATTGAAGAATAG
- the recJ gene encoding single-stranded-DNA-specific exonuclease RecJ, protein MKITSKGYLSLYGVTSTAVLKETIEMIGGEVNYYIPNRFTDGYGPNTAAFERLIEQGTQLIVTCDNGVAGHAAIERAKVLGIDVIVTDHHELPTVLPAAYAVVHPRHPKGSYPFGELAGVGVAFKLATALLGEMPVELLDLVAIGTVADLVSLTDENRALVMQGLVVLKNTQRIGLSALFKLAKIKREDIDEESIGFIIGPRLNAVGRLGDAAPAVELLTTFDDDEALSLAQLVQEKNTERQAYVSAITNEAFQMIEELDSDSAVYVLAKENWHEGVLGIVASKVVGKTGKPTLIMTIDKAKGLAKGSGRSIPTFHLYHALDSARQLTTTFGGHHMAAGLTIPLENIENLQHELNHYATETGLSEELGEETPLDGQLKLAEATVEVVEELSRLAPFGTDNRKPTFLFKNVASQDVRRIGGDQSHLKMKLVEENVSLDVIGFQFGSVTDEIGLHSDVSVIGKLAINEWNGARKTQLMLEDIAIEGVQVFDSRSTHIPATLWNTDHADFIFFDQLNFEKYGHLLPDTSYGHHLRDQEALTQFKMTTNQLIFVDCPSDSEWVKNLLSASNPEKIIACFYSREELYLNGMPTRAQFGQVFKYTAAHVDIDVRNKLNLLATHLKIKEANMIFIISVFLEIGFVTIADGVMNANTSVEKRALDQAKTYQKRLKQIQSENFFVYSHFSELEDWLKQQVKEMP, encoded by the coding sequence TTGAAGATAACTTCAAAGGGTTACCTATCACTATATGGAGTCACAAGTACCGCCGTTTTAAAAGAAACGATTGAGATGATAGGGGGAGAAGTGAACTATTACATCCCAAATCGCTTCACAGATGGATATGGACCGAATACAGCAGCTTTTGAGCGGTTGATTGAACAAGGCACGCAACTTATTGTAACGTGTGATAACGGTGTTGCTGGGCATGCTGCAATCGAGCGAGCAAAAGTTTTAGGAATTGATGTCATTGTAACGGATCACCACGAATTACCAACTGTATTACCGGCAGCCTATGCTGTGGTGCATCCTAGACATCCAAAAGGTTCATATCCTTTTGGAGAATTAGCTGGAGTTGGTGTAGCGTTTAAGCTGGCAACCGCTTTATTAGGCGAGATGCCTGTTGAATTGTTGGATCTAGTCGCTATAGGGACTGTTGCTGATCTAGTTTCGTTAACCGATGAAAATCGAGCTTTAGTTATGCAAGGATTAGTTGTTTTAAAGAATACCCAACGTATTGGCTTGAGCGCTTTGTTTAAATTAGCAAAAATCAAACGAGAAGACATTGACGAAGAATCCATTGGATTTATCATAGGACCACGCCTGAATGCAGTAGGACGTCTAGGTGATGCAGCTCCTGCGGTAGAATTGTTGACCACTTTTGATGATGATGAAGCACTATCTTTAGCACAGTTGGTCCAAGAAAAAAATACGGAACGTCAAGCTTATGTTTCTGCGATAACAAATGAAGCTTTTCAGATGATCGAAGAATTGGATTCCGACTCAGCTGTATATGTTTTAGCAAAAGAAAACTGGCATGAAGGTGTATTAGGGATCGTTGCGAGTAAAGTCGTTGGGAAAACTGGAAAACCGACACTTATTATGACAATCGATAAAGCTAAGGGTTTGGCAAAAGGCTCTGGAAGAAGTATACCGACATTCCATTTGTATCATGCATTAGATAGTGCTCGTCAACTCACAACTACTTTTGGCGGACACCATATGGCAGCTGGCCTGACCATTCCTTTAGAAAACATCGAAAATCTCCAACATGAACTAAACCACTATGCCACAGAAACGGGTCTTTCAGAGGAGCTGGGGGAAGAAACACCATTAGATGGGCAACTGAAGCTAGCAGAAGCTACGGTAGAGGTAGTCGAAGAATTGAGTCGCTTGGCTCCTTTTGGTACAGACAATCGTAAGCCAACGTTTCTTTTCAAAAATGTGGCATCTCAAGATGTTCGTCGGATTGGTGGCGATCAATCCCATTTAAAAATGAAACTGGTTGAAGAAAATGTTTCTTTAGATGTTATCGGCTTCCAATTTGGTTCTGTTACAGATGAAATCGGCTTACATTCAGACGTTTCTGTCATTGGGAAATTAGCTATCAATGAATGGAATGGAGCACGTAAAACACAGTTGATGTTAGAAGATATCGCGATTGAAGGCGTACAAGTTTTCGATTCGAGAAGTACTCATATTCCGGCCACATTATGGAATACGGATCACGCAGACTTTATCTTTTTTGACCAACTGAATTTTGAAAAATATGGCCATCTTTTGCCGGATACTAGCTACGGTCATCACTTACGGGACCAAGAAGCACTAACTCAGTTTAAAATGACAACAAATCAACTGATTTTTGTTGATTGTCCTTCTGATAGTGAATGGGTCAAAAATTTATTAAGCGCATCTAACCCAGAAAAAATTATTGCTTGTTTTTACAGCCGTGAAGAACTTTATTTAAACGGTATGCCAACTCGAGCTCAATTTGGGCAAGTCTTTAAATACACTGCTGCACATGTGGATATTGATGTTAGAAATAAATTGAATTTATTAGCCACGCATTTAAAAATAAAAGAAGCGAACATGATTTTTATTATTTCAGTGTTTTTAGAGATAGGATTTGTTACAATAGCAGATGGTGTAATGAATGCCAATACAAGTGTTGAAAAAAGAGCGTTAGACCAAGCAAAAACTTATCAAAAACGACTAAAACAGATTCAATCAGAAAATTTCTTTGTTTACAGTCATTTTTCTGAGTTAGAAGATTGGCTGAAACAACAAGTAAAGGAAATGCCTTAA
- a CDS encoding adenine phosphoribosyltransferase — MDLKKYIADVPDYPEKGIIFRDISPLMADGAAYSFATNEIVKYAKDKGVEMIVGPEARGFIVGCPVAYELGIGFAPARKKGKLPRKTIEVTYGLEYGEDTLQIHQDAIKPGQKVLVCDDLLATGGTIAATIELIEKLGGEVVGTAFLVELKDLSGRDKIKGYDIFALMEY, encoded by the coding sequence ATGGATTTAAAAAAATATATTGCGGATGTCCCAGACTACCCAGAAAAAGGAATCATCTTTCGTGACATTTCGCCTTTAATGGCTGATGGAGCGGCTTACAGTTTTGCTACAAATGAAATAGTAAAATATGCCAAAGACAAAGGCGTTGAAATGATCGTTGGACCTGAAGCGCGTGGCTTTATTGTTGGCTGTCCAGTAGCTTATGAATTGGGAATCGGATTTGCACCTGCTCGGAAAAAAGGAAAATTGCCTCGTAAAACCATCGAAGTGACTTATGGATTAGAATATGGCGAAGATACTTTGCAGATTCATCAAGATGCTATCAAACCTGGGCAAAAAGTTCTTGTTTGTGACGATTTATTAGCCACTGGTGGAACGATTGCTGCAACGATCGAATTGATTGAAAAACTAGGTGGAGAAGTTGTTGGTACAGCTTTTCTAGTTGAACTAAAAGATCTGAGCGGTCGTGACAAAATTAAAGGATACGATATTTTTGCTTTAATGGAGTATTAA
- the dprA gene encoding DNA-processing protein DprA yields MQTISLDQTVFHLTLCKGIGATSRIRMISSLIDDSHLTAYDLASCAQLNAANKKLFIESFAAIQLEKVLADYQKRQVKWVSILDQAYPEYLRHIYNPPALLFYQGDLTLLNGKLLAIVGSRLNSVYGEEALALLLPRLITNDIITVSGLAKGIDQRVHKKTIELGGQTIAIIGTGLDQFYPFENEKLQKEIAKDHLLISEYPLGTKPLKQHFPMRNRIIAGLSLGTLVIEAKYRSGSLITANIALQEGREVFAVPGNITNPYSEGTNDLILHGAKSVLTADHILEELER; encoded by the coding sequence ATGCAAACCATAAGTCTTGATCAAACAGTGTTTCACCTAACATTATGTAAAGGAATTGGGGCTACTAGTCGTATTCGTATGATCTCATCTCTGATAGATGATTCTCATTTAACCGCTTATGATTTAGCCAGCTGTGCGCAACTAAATGCAGCTAACAAAAAATTGTTTATTGAAAGTTTTGCGGCTATTCAACTAGAAAAGGTGTTAGCAGACTACCAAAAGAGGCAAGTTAAGTGGGTCTCAATTCTGGATCAAGCCTATCCAGAATATTTAAGGCATATTTACAATCCACCCGCTTTATTATTTTATCAAGGAGATCTCACTTTACTAAACGGAAAATTGTTGGCGATTGTTGGATCTCGTTTAAATAGCGTCTATGGGGAAGAAGCACTAGCACTTTTACTGCCTAGATTAATCACGAACGATATCATCACCGTTAGTGGTTTAGCTAAAGGCATCGATCAGAGAGTCCACAAAAAAACAATTGAACTAGGTGGCCAAACGATTGCCATTATAGGAACAGGACTAGATCAATTTTATCCTTTTGAAAATGAAAAATTACAGAAAGAGATTGCTAAGGACCATTTGCTCATTTCAGAGTATCCTTTAGGAACAAAACCCTTGAAGCAACACTTCCCTATGAGAAACCGAATCATTGCTGGTCTTTCTTTAGGCACATTGGTTATTGAAGCTAAGTATCGCAGTGGCAGTTTGATTACAGCTAATATAGCACTGCAAGAAGGACGTGAAGTTTTCGCAGTACCTGGAAATATCACCAATCCTTATTCAGAAGGGACAAATGATTTAATTTTGCATGGCGCAAAAAGTGTTTTGACTGCTGACCATATTTTAGAAGAGCTGGAGCGTTAA
- the topA gene encoding type I DNA topoisomerase has translation MAYKYLVIVESPAKAKTIEKYLGRNYKVVASLGHIRDLPKSRMAVDVENNYQPEYISIRGKGPLIKELKKHAKKAEKIFLAADPDREGEAIAWHLSFLLGLDVEDKNRVVFNEITKEAVKNAFKEPRSINMDLVNSQQARRILDRLVGYTISPILWKKVKKGLSAGRVQSVALKLICQREEEINQFKPEEYWSIGANFKKDKKKFKASFYGLKGKKQSLSNAEEVQKIIKELDGDQFEVMSVTKKERLRNPALPFKTSSLQQEAARKLNFRTRKTMMVAQQLYEGISMGRGGSIGLITYMRTDSTRIALSAKNDVAEYIIKEFGPEYAASKPRTGKKAENDQDAHEGIRPSSVMRTPKEIEKYLTKDQYKLYNLIWSRLVASQMTPAVFDTMKVDIAQKDIYFRANGSKIKFPGYQKVYIEGNDEGKEEKENLLPDMEQGDKVKSIDIEPKQHFTQPPARFSESTLIRILEENGVGRPSTYAPTLETIQRRYYVKLQNKRFEVTELGGIVNGLINEFFPHIVDVHFTADMEKDLDEVEEGNKEWEKVIDQFYKPFAVEVEKAEENMEKVQIKDEPAGFDCELCGHPMVIKLGRYGKFYACSNFPECHNTKPIVKEIGVACPVCGEGHVIERKSKKNRLFYGCDRYPTCEFVSWDKPVGRNCPKCDHYLVEKKAKGSKQVVCSHCDYKEEVQK, from the coding sequence TTGGCATATAAATACCTAGTGATTGTTGAATCACCAGCTAAAGCAAAAACAATTGAAAAATATTTAGGCCGAAATTATAAAGTCGTAGCTAGTTTGGGACATATTCGTGATCTGCCTAAAAGTCGTATGGCTGTTGATGTTGAAAATAATTATCAACCTGAATATATTTCTATTCGAGGAAAAGGTCCTTTAATCAAGGAATTAAAAAAACATGCAAAAAAAGCTGAAAAAATTTTTCTCGCAGCTGACCCGGATAGAGAAGGGGAAGCCATTGCTTGGCATTTAAGTTTCTTACTAGGCTTGGATGTAGAAGATAAAAACCGTGTCGTTTTTAATGAAATTACCAAAGAAGCCGTTAAAAATGCTTTCAAAGAACCGCGTTCCATCAATATGGACTTAGTCAATTCACAACAAGCTCGAAGAATCTTGGATCGACTTGTAGGGTATACCATCAGTCCTATTTTATGGAAAAAAGTAAAAAAAGGATTAAGCGCTGGAAGAGTCCAATCGGTAGCACTAAAATTGATCTGTCAGCGAGAAGAAGAGATCAATCAATTCAAACCTGAAGAATATTGGTCGATCGGAGCCAATTTTAAAAAGGACAAAAAGAAATTCAAAGCGAGTTTTTATGGACTAAAAGGGAAAAAACAGAGTTTAAGCAATGCCGAAGAGGTACAAAAAATAATTAAAGAACTAGATGGCGATCAATTCGAAGTTATGTCGGTTACAAAAAAAGAACGCTTAAGAAATCCTGCTCTTCCGTTTAAGACCAGTAGTCTGCAACAAGAAGCCGCTAGGAAATTAAATTTTAGAACACGTAAAACAATGATGGTTGCTCAACAGCTCTATGAAGGGATCTCAATGGGCCGTGGCGGATCGATTGGTCTGATCACTTACATGCGGACGGATTCTACTCGAATCGCGCTTTCTGCTAAAAACGATGTTGCGGAATACATTATTAAAGAATTTGGACCTGAATATGCGGCCTCTAAACCACGAACCGGAAAAAAAGCTGAAAACGATCAAGATGCTCATGAAGGGATTCGACCATCTAGCGTCATGCGGACCCCTAAGGAGATTGAAAAGTATCTAACAAAAGATCAATACAAATTGTATAATCTTATCTGGTCAAGATTGGTAGCTAGCCAAATGACACCGGCTGTATTCGATACAATGAAAGTAGATATCGCTCAAAAAGATATTTACTTTAGAGCAAATGGTTCTAAGATCAAATTTCCAGGTTACCAAAAAGTATATATTGAAGGCAATGATGAAGGAAAAGAAGAGAAAGAAAATCTTTTACCAGATATGGAACAAGGCGACAAAGTTAAGTCGATCGATATCGAACCCAAACAACATTTCACCCAACCGCCTGCTCGGTTCTCTGAATCGACCTTGATTCGTATTTTGGAAGAAAATGGTGTAGGACGTCCATCTACCTATGCGCCAACGTTGGAGACGATCCAACGTAGGTATTACGTTAAACTGCAAAACAAACGATTTGAAGTGACTGAATTAGGCGGAATCGTCAATGGTCTGATCAATGAATTCTTCCCACATATCGTCGACGTCCACTTTACTGCCGATATGGAGAAGGATCTAGATGAGGTAGAAGAAGGCAACAAAGAGTGGGAAAAGGTGATTGACCAATTCTACAAACCCTTCGCTGTTGAAGTTGAAAAAGCAGAAGAAAACATGGAAAAAGTTCAGATCAAAGATGAACCTGCTGGCTTTGATTGTGAACTTTGCGGTCATCCGATGGTGATCAAATTAGGACGCTACGGAAAATTCTATGCTTGTAGTAATTTCCCAGAGTGTCACAATACAAAACCAATCGTGAAAGAAATAGGGGTCGCTTGCCCAGTCTGTGGTGAAGGCCATGTGATCGAGCGTAAATCTAAGAAAAATCGTCTCTTTTATGGGTGTGATCGTTACCCGACATGCGAATTTGTTTCCTGGGATAAACCCGTTGGTCGTAACTGTCCAAAATGTGATCATTATTTAGTTGAGAAAAAAGCAAAAGGCAGCAAACAAGTTGTGTGCAGCCATTGTGACTACAAAGAAGAAGTCCAAAAATAA